The Pseudomonas multiresinivorans DNA window CCAGCAGGCGGACTTCGCGGGCTTCGAGCTTCTTGCCGAGGTATTCCGGGGTGCGACCGACCATCAATCCGGCGAGGAACACCGCCACCAGGACGAACAGCAGCATGCCGTAGAGCCCCGCGCCGACGCCGCCGAAGATCACCTCGCCGACCATCATGTTGAGCATCGCCACCATGCCCGACAGCGGGTTGAGGCTGTCATGCATGGCATTCACCGAGCCGTTGGACGCGGCGGTGGTGGTCACGGCCCAGAGCACGCTGGCGGTGGTGCCGAAGCGGCTTTCCTTGCCTTCCAGCGGAGCGACCTGCTCCACCGGCAGCGCGCTGAGCGCAGGATTGGGCTGGTACTCGGCCCACAGCGAAGCGCCCAGGCCGAGGGCGAACAGCACCAGCATGCAGCCGAGGATGGCGCGGCTCTGGCGCAGGTCCTTCACGTAGTGGCCGAAGGTAAACACCAGCGCGGCCGGAATCAGGATGATCGAGACGACCTCGAAGAGGTTGCTCCAGATAGTCGGGTTCTCGAACGGGTGCGCCGAGTTCACACCGAAGAAGCCGCCGCCGTTGGTGCCCAGTTGCTTGATGGCGATCTGGCTGGCCGCCGGGCCCAGCGGGATGGACTGGTCGGCGCCCTGCACGGTCAGCGCGTGGGCGTAGTCGAGGAAGGTCTGCGGCACGCCCTGCCAGACCAGCAGCAGCGCCAGCAGCAGGCACAACGGGATCAGCCCGTAGAGGGTGGCGCGGGTCAGGTCGACCCAGAAGTTACCGAGGTTGGTCGTCGACTTGCGCGAAATACCACGGGCCAACGCCACCAGCACAGCCAGGCCGACGGCGGCGCTGACGAAGTTCTGCACGGTCAGGCCGAGCATCTGGCTCAGGTAGCTGAGCGAGGCTTCACCGCTGTAGGCCTGCCAGTTGGTGTTGGTGACGAAACTTACCGCGGTGTTGAACGCCAGCGTCCACTCCAGGCCCGGCAGGTGCTGCGGGTTGAGCGGCAGGCCGCCCTGCAGCATGAGGATGGCGAACAGCAGCACCAGCCCTACCAGGTTGAAGGCCAGCAGGGCCAGGGTGTAGCTCTTCCAGTCCTGTTCGTCGTCAGGGTGGATGCCGCACACGCGGTAAATGGCCCGCTCCACCGGCAGGAAGACCGGGCTGAGGAAGGTCCGCTGGCCCTCCATCACCTTGTAGTAAAAGCGCCCGAGGAAAGGTGCCGGCACCAGCACCAGCGCCAGGAAGGCAACGATCAGCAATACGTCATGGCTGTTCATGGCCACTCCTAGGAACGGTCGGCGCGCAGCAGCGCCACCAGCAGATAGATGAACAGTCCCGTGGCCAGGACCAGGGACACACCGTCGAGCACGCTCATGATTGCTTTCTCCTCACGCGGGCGATTCCATCGCTTGATGCGGCTGTTGCCGCTTGACGGAAATTTTCCGCAAGGAACGCGTAAAGGAGCGATTCCCGGGCTCGCCGGGCGGCGTAAAGAAGGCGTAAAAAACCGCATGGACGCGGCGCCCGGCGGCCATGTATCGAAAGCGATACACAGCGGACACGCTGGCGACACCCGTCGGCTGCAGCCTCGCCGACCATGGCCCGCGCACGCGATGACGGGTTAGCATGCGTGCGTCGCATGCCCCTGGCGGCCCCTGGCCATCCTGCCCCACGTTCTCCCGCGACAGGTTTCTTCATGTACCCGACCACTTCCGACGACCCACGCCGCTGGACCACCCGCGCCCTGCTGGTGGATGACGACGAGCCGATCCGCGAGCTGCTCTGCGGTTACCTGGCGCGCTTCAACATCGAGACCCATGGCGTCGCCGATGGCGTGGAGATGCGCCGCGCGCTGGAGAACGACAGCTACGACGTGGTGGTGCTCGACCTGATGCTGCCTGGCGAAGACGGCCTGTCGCTGTGCCGCTACCTGCGCGCCGAATCGGACATCCCGATCCTCATGCTCACCGCCCGCTGCGAGCCGGCGGACCGCATCATCGGCCTGGAACTGGGCGCCGACGACTACATGGCCAAGCCCTTCGAGCCGCGCGAGCTGGTGGCACGCATCCAGACCATCCTGCGGCGCGTGCGCGGCACCAGTCTCCCCAGCGAGGAAGGCACCCGCGGCGAACCGCGTGCCCAGGTGCGCTTCGACCAGTGGCGGCTGGACAGCGTACTGCGCCAGCTGCATGCGCCGGATGGCCTGGTGGTGCCGCTGTCCAACGCCGAATTCCGCCTGCTCTGGGTGTTCCTCGAACGCCCGCGACGGGTGCTCAACCGCGAACTGCTGCTGGATGCCGCCCGTGGCCGCGCCATCGAGGCCTTCGACCGCAGCATCGACCTGCTGGTCTCGCGCCTGCGGCAGAAGCTCGGCGACGATCCGCGCTCGCCTCGGCTGATCAAGACCGTACGC harbors:
- the kdpA gene encoding potassium-transporting ATPase subunit KdpA, which gives rise to MNSHDVLLIVAFLALVLVPAPFLGRFYYKVMEGQRTFLSPVFLPVERAIYRVCGIHPDDEQDWKSYTLALLAFNLVGLVLLFAILMLQGGLPLNPQHLPGLEWTLAFNTAVSFVTNTNWQAYSGEASLSYLSQMLGLTVQNFVSAAVGLAVLVALARGISRKSTTNLGNFWVDLTRATLYGLIPLCLLLALLLVWQGVPQTFLDYAHALTVQGADQSIPLGPAASQIAIKQLGTNGGGFFGVNSAHPFENPTIWSNLFEVVSIILIPAALVFTFGHYVKDLRQSRAILGCMLVLFALGLGASLWAEYQPNPALSALPVEQVAPLEGKESRFGTTASVLWAVTTTAASNGSVNAMHDSLNPLSGMVAMLNMMVGEVIFGGVGAGLYGMLLFVLVAVFLAGLMVGRTPEYLGKKLEAREVRLLVATLLVMPVGVLVLGAIAASLPGPASAVSNPGPHGFSQLLYAYTSGTANNGSAFGGFGANTPFHNLMIALAMLIGRFGYILPVLAIAGSLAAKKATPVGPNSFPTHGLLFVSLLTATILLVGGLNFLPTLVLGPVADHLTLGF
- the kdpF gene encoding K(+)-transporting ATPase subunit F, whose amino-acid sequence is MSVLDGVSLVLATGLFIYLLVALLRADRS
- a CDS encoding response regulator; the protein is MYPTTSDDPRRWTTRALLVDDDEPIRELLCGYLARFNIETHGVADGVEMRRALENDSYDVVVLDLMLPGEDGLSLCRYLRAESDIPILMLTARCEPADRIIGLELGADDYMAKPFEPRELVARIQTILRRVRGTSLPSEEGTRGEPRAQVRFDQWRLDSVLRQLHAPDGLVVPLSNAEFRLLWVFLERPRRVLNRELLLDAARGRAIEAFDRSIDLLVSRLRQKLGDDPRSPRLIKTVRGEGYLFDVRDIA